In Mytilus edulis chromosome 7, xbMytEdul2.2, whole genome shotgun sequence, a single genomic region encodes these proteins:
- the LOC139529731 gene encoding alpha-N-acetylgalactosamine-specific lectin-like: protein MFNCLYATLIALIIYHEADAGKLTRQCIASQGRCGQTKDSTCESSFGSGWKESGKCCNRKPCCVSQCIPIDSLKNGSVTVTRSNDGLTAHFACDAGFVLAGNESLSCKSSVWHWDILQCVSPACPDTVAYFRGYKYKFVCSNTPYSDAKDICRSQGGHLTSIESEDENNFILVVATLITEMPNAREKLQYWIGLVYDDNDQSFKWESGVPFNYSDWSPQQPDKVDSQDNPGPLVKCVVLDSKYANKWHDENCSAYRRYICKTKLT, encoded by the exons AGCTTACTCGTCAATGTATAGCCTCACAGGGCAGATGCGGCCAAACAAAAGATTCCACTTGTGAGAGTAGTTTTGGTTCAGGATGGAAAGAGTCAGGCAAATGCTGTAACAGAAAGCCATGTTGCGTAT CTCAGTGTATTCCAATCGACAGTCTAAAAAATGGTTCTGTAACAGTAACAAGAAGTAATGATGGCTTAACGGCACATTTTGCATGTGATGCAGGATTTGTACTTGCTGGAAACGAATCTCTCTCATGTAAATCATCAGTATGGCATTGGGATATTCTACAATGTG TATCACCGGCATGTCCTGACACGGTGGCCTACTTTCGTGGGTATAAGTACAAATTCGTTTGTTCAAACACCCCTTATTCTGACGCGAAG GATATCTGCAGGTCTCAAGGTGGACATTTGACCAGTATTGAAAGTGAAGACGAAAACAATTTTATATTAGTTGTAGCTACACTAATAACAGAAATGCCCAATGCCCGGGAAAAAC TACAATACTGGATTGGCCTAGTATATGATGACAATGACCAGTCATTTAAGTGGGAGTCTGGTGTACCTTTTAACTACAGTGATTGGTCACCACAGCAACCTGATAAAGTAGATAGCCAAGATAATCCAGGCCCACTCGTTAAGTGTGTTGTGCTAGACTCTAAATATGCTAATAAATGGCACGACGAAAATTGTTCAGCTTATAGGAGATATATCTGCAAAACTAA ATTGACCTGA